The Gossypium hirsutum isolate 1008001.06 chromosome D02, Gossypium_hirsutum_v2.1, whole genome shotgun sequence region TTGGTAGAGGTGTAAATTTGGcttatattttaaagaaaattctgCTTTTAGGTATACCACAGACCTTGACTAAGTTGTGGTACGTTTAAACTGATTCTGATAGTGAAAATAAACAAAGTCGTCGGTCAAAAGTTTAAACAGCTATCAAATAAATCAATACCAATCAGGCTTTAGTAAATTCCTACGAAAAAAGACATCCATTAAAACCATGTttaagtaacaaaaaaaaaaccccttaaAATCATAACCCACTTTTTCATCACTTCACACATTGAAATAGAACTCTTCTAAAGTTAGTTCCATTAATCTAGTAGTATTCTTCTAGATTCCCAATTGTTGGCCAGTGTTAGATATGCCATTAGGATATGCATTAGATTAGGCACATTGCTttctgtctctctctctctctctctttatatatataaatatatgtgagAGCTTAGCCATCTTTATGAGctaccaaaccaaaccaaaccaaaccaaaccatcTCTTCTCAACTTCAACTAAAAGAGTTCACTTATTCTTAGAAAACCCAATATGGAGTCCTCTAAGAGGAAGGGTTTTTTTTTCAAAGGCAAGTTAGCCAAGTCATTGTCTCGAGTGACCAAGCCACGAGCCACCACTGCTCATCAGCAATGCAGCAAGGTGGTTCCCTATTCCTATGCTAACTCCAACCAACCAACTGATTCCCATGAGCAAATGAGTGTTCCATCCTCAATGCTGAAGGTATCCTATGCGAGGTTGATCAGGCCACCCAGTTTTTACGACCAGAATATGTATGCAAATGAGAGATGGGGTGTTGGCGATGAAAATGTGGATTTCAAGGCCACTAGCTTTATTTCAATCGTTCGAGAACGCTTTAAGCTTGACAGAGTTGATTGATTCCACTGGTATAAAGTACCAGCAAGTTGTGTAGAGAAATGGAATCCTTGCTAAAGCAGAGTTTGGGTAATTTATACAAGctatatatacttttttatatGCATTAGTATTAGTGTTATGTATTGCCCCATAAAAACTAGTATCCTATTGATATGTGTGATCTTTTGAGTTTTGATACATCCTGAATTTTATACTAGTGTACTAGTTTCTACATATACAtagttttaacttaattaattagtaCCCAAGTACTACATATAACAGATCtcctttcatttttcttattcTACTCacgatattttatattttatcaaagACACCTTTAGAATAGGGTTTAATAAGTGATGGATCTGGAATTAGTTTCGAGAaccaaatataaaattaaattgtctAACTTAAAATTTGCAATCTCAACGAACATCTTCTTGCTATAAttctttttttacttaattcaTTGCAAACTCAAATtgatttttatatcaattttttggAGGTGCTATAATCTTATATATTACAATTGTTTTTGCCTTTTAACTCATTTCCTAACTTGAATGATTTATTTCGACTTTTGTATCTTGGgtatattgaatttaattttttctaaacAAGCTAATATCTTTTCTAAGCCATAGAAAGCAAAACAAATTTCTTTGCTCAACATTCAAAACTAAGCAAAGACAAGAAATTATCATATAAAAAAGTGGAAAATTTGTAAAGCTTATAAATTTggagatgaaagaaaaatataaggtatatatatatatatatataaagagttAATCTAAAAAACCAAATGagaatttagataaaattattgtgttaaaaatcatgatgttttaagtttaaattcTATCAtggtaatattttatataaaaatataaaaaatataaatataaatattttttattttataaaaaaaataggattttaattttttttcctatttcaGTTAGTGTATGGTTGACTTCTAATATCAACttaatcaaaaaattaaataatagtgTCACAACTAATATTAAGTCCTTTACTAAATTTGATGTCACGAGTCGTAACACCAACTCAATTGGTTAAATTACtaattaaactttcatatttaaaaaatattatattattttacaaagatatttttgtcttttcatatttttaaagaaaatcaataaaaattttccatGTAAAAAAGATTTGAATCCATATGTTAACATAtgggaatatatattataaaaatatttaaagagcTAATAATAGAAGAAGCACACATACCAGATCGTCAAGAAAATATGATTCAATATATTGATCAAGACAAGACCACAAACGAAAATTGTTTACGTATCATAACACTAACTTCGAACAAAAGAATGCtcaagaattaaataaaagactaATAATGACACTAATCCTTTTGTTTTCGTTTCAACAAAACATGGGGAACttgttttccttttgttttaaaataatgtCGGTAATGGTTGAGGGACTAACCCCTTTTATGCCATATaccatgaaattgctttgggttttttctatattttttttcaaaatataaattgtCACTATTTTTATCTACCATGTGGGGCATGATTTAGTGTGTGAATGTCCATTATAGACGTTTACACCAACATCTCTCACTCGTACATAATGATCATTACACTACACCAAATTAGGGTATTAGCGGCGATTATAGCGGCGTTTTAATAAAAAACGCCGCAACAGATTAAGTTTTAGCGGCATTAACCTAAAAACGCcgtaaaaaaatcataattagtgGCGATTTTAGAAACACGCCGCAATATGCACTGAATTAGCGGCGGTTCATCTTAAACACCGCAAAAAATTTCACCGAAACGACttcgttttcattttcttttatttcattagtGGCTCTTTTACAGAAACGCTGCAATAACTCTTGAATTAGCGGCGATCCTTCAAAAATGCCAGAAATTTTTTTTAGCAAAATGGCTTCGTTCTATGCttctttcatttctttagtgGGCCTTTTAAAACAACGCCGCAATAGAACATGATTTAGCGGCGCAACatagaaaacgccgcaaaagaattTGAGCTAAACGGCTtcgtttttttttccttttatttctttagtGGTGCTTTAATAAAATCGCCGCAATAGATGGGCCTTTAGCTGCGTTTATGTAGAAACGCCGCAAAATAATTTCAGTAATACGACTTTGTTTTATTTCCATTTGATTTCTTAAACGCCACAATATAACGCTCTTTCGCGGCGTTTTTtacaaaaacgccacaaaaagttATGCAGTACGACTTTGTTTAGTGATCACCTTTGGCGGAAAGTTTGACAAAACGACGTCGCTTATCTTGAGGTTTACttgcattagcggcatttttttgaaaatgccgcaaaaatgataatttcattttttaagggttattatatatatttagtttatcatatatggtttaggtttagggtattaggatttattatataatttttattatttttggattagatttttgagtttagggtttacgATGTAGGTTTAgtgtttttggtttagggtttaagagttTGGTGATTAAGGTTCAGTGATTATTATAAGTTAAAGTTTATcgtatatggtttagggttttagggttaatcatcatataatgtttattattttgtgattagagttttgagtttagggtttatgatgtaGGTTTagtgttttgggtttagggtttaggagtttgaggtttaaggtttggggtttggggtttaggcCGCTTTAGTCATGTTAAGAGGTTAGTGTTTAAGGCTTATAAGAGGTTAGTGTTTTAGGGCTTGATGCTTGTGGTTTACGGTTTGCAGTTTATAATTTAAGGTTTACAATGCATGGCTTTGGGGTTTGGGtgatttaagatttagggttatGAGTTTTAGGGTTTAATGACTTTTTTGGTACCGAATTCAAAAAAATGACAAATAcgtattgtttttttaattattattatgatactAGGGTTCTAAGTGACACAAATAATTAGTTTACTAATTGACGAATGGcatatttatatgttatatatgatgaAACAAATTACTTAATTGtgttatttacatatatatattaatcatttatatattcacttaaaaatagagtatatataattttaaaattataatacattatttgaatactataaataattaataattttgaatattgataatatttaaattatacactctctaagatttataaaatttataaaattttaacaattgaaaataataaatctgtataaaaattttaaataatattaataatattaataatgtcataattttaatgtatcaattaaaaataatgtctAGAAGAATgtatattaataatttgaaattttatttataatattaataaaaagttaattaatCAGTAGCGGTGTTTCCattaaaaaacgccacaaaaaaatatataaaaaatgaagcaaaatgGCACTGTTTCGTTGACGAGTTAAaggttagtggcgttttttgtcaAAACGCCGCAGAAGTGGTGAAACTAGTGGAGTTTTCGCGTAAGCGccgtaaatattataatataaaatgagGCCGttttaatagtaataaaaagTTAATCATTACCGGCGTTTTGATTTAAAACGCCACAAAATctaaaattagcggcgttttttggtaAACTCCGCAAAAAACATATTAGAAATTAAACGAAACGGCATCGCTTCGTTGACGAGTTAAATTTTATTGGCGTTTTTatcaaaacgccgcaaaagttgtGAATCTAGTGGCGTTTTTATGTTAGCGCCACAAATGTTAAAATATAATACGTTGCCgtttttaacataaataatattaatagaaaTTTAATCCGTAGCGGCGTTTTGAAGTAGAACGCCAGAAAATCTAAACAGTAGTGGCGCTTGTTCGTAAAACGCCGCAAAGAGcatattaaaaatttaagaaaacgaCACCGCTTCATTGCCGAGTtaaaatttagtggcgtttttttatcaaaatgccgcaaaatttaaaatgataacgacgccatttttgtccaaaattagcTTATTTCTCCTAAGTCGTCGACCTCAGCCCGAAATCCCCCATTTCTCAAAATCCCTAAATAGCCAGAGGGAAATACTCCAAGAGAGCAGTTCGTCGAGAAGTTTTTCCCTCGATTCATCGATTGGTTGTTTTAGCAGCAaagaaaagttttattttttgggtttctttCAAAGTTACATAACCCACACAAAGAAGAAGGTGATTTTGCAGTCGGATTCTGTTTTTTGGGTATTCATTATTTAAGGTAccattttgattatattttgtatttaaagGTTGCATTTTCTTGTTTTTGTTAAATTTCTTGTTTGTAATTTGTTGATGACCCGTTGAATGAACTGAAATGCGAGTGTTCTCTGTGTTTAGGGTTTGTTCGGGGCTTTCATTTCTGTTCATCGCAATCAAGGTACTGTAATGCTTTAATTTCTGTTATATTAGGAATGCGCACATTGCTTTCTTGACGGAGTTtaatgatttttagggttttgggaAGTTTAGGGTCTTCTCTGTGTTTAGGGTTGGTAGGATTGTTGATTTTTAAAAACAGATTACTTGGTATTCTGTTTTGGCACAACAGTTAAGCATATGAGTTTGTGGAGTTGAGAGATTTATGTCGTATTGCACATTTAAGCATGGTGTTGATTGGCACAGTTTCTTCAGTCTTATCGTATTGCACATTTTGAATGTTAAGCATATGAGTTTCTTCACTTGGgttaaacataaacataaactgAACAAAATTATAATCTTTGAAAACTATGTTAAGCTATGTTAAACATTTTGAATGTTAAGCTATGTGAAGCTATGTTTTGAATGTTAAACATTTTGAATGTTAAGCATATGAGTTTCTGCACTTGAATGTTAAGCTATGTTGtttagattaaaattataatatttgaaaactGAACAAAAAAAATGATGCACAGTTAAACATAAACTGAACAAAAACAGTTTAGTTAAAAACTGAACAAAAGTCCAGCAAATGTTTCCTATTTGTTACTGATTAACAAATTTATTCAGAATGATTGTGGCACAAATATGTATTCAGTTTGAcgtgctttattttattttcatttttttgaattgGTTTTTTTGTATACTGCGTTGGTCTGCATGTAAGAGGGTTGGACAATTCTGTTTTGggactatttatttatattttcagcatatttaatattattgatattatattattttaatattattgatattatattttttatttatgttttcagCGTATTTATATAAACATCTGAGTTGTTATAATCCGCAGCAATTTCTCTCTTTATTTAACAAAGAAGAAGGTTACCGttttctataattaaaataaattatattcattGAAGAGACGGATGAGTTTCAActctttaaaatgaaattttttttatttaagctctttaagattttaaaatttttaaattagtaaatataaaattgcACGTTGACTtctcttaaaatgataaaaaattaatttaatccttttaaaattatgaatatattgactattaaaattgtgaaattgcacttttactattataaaaaatcacaatttaatttcgagatcccctaaaaaaatttctgaCTTCGCCTCTGTATATATAccattttgattatattttagtttttctaaatttaaaaattaataaaaataaaaatattgtaagATTTGAACTTGAACTAATTacattagtaaaatttttaattaccactcaactaaaatattaatttattaattttatatttttttaattttactatgtacattttattatttccatcatttgtatttctatactattatttaagttttatttattgtaggttatttttaaatgcatatttatatttgatatttgtgattaaaaatatttatttggatAAAAACTAAAGTTAATTTTTGACACTTTCGAATTTAATTTTctatcatataaaataacaatgtaaattatttaaataagattcagtttttttgttaagaaaaatgccatattggtttatattttaaaaacataacttaattacatgactatcacatcttacataacttacatagcttaaTTATACTTAACTTACATTAtaaacaacttacataactttcATTATACACATACATAACTTAAATATAATACACAACATACATAACTTGCATAATTTTCAtagtacataacttacataatattgaacttacataattttcataataaataagttacttaattttcataataaaaaacttacataacttacataatttatacAGTACACAgcttacataattttcataatacataacttacataattgaTCATAATACAACACTTACATAattcacaacttacataatattcataatacataacttacataattttcataataaataacttatataacttacatagcttaattatacttattcttaaatcctaaacccgtgtaatttattgtcaagatcagacttcaagaattaagaaatggaccggtcttggatgaatttgtcaagggtaagcaacagttatcgaaatggagtacagacgtgtctaaattttgcatttcaatatgcaagccaagagaacatgattctttgcccctgTAAGAATTGTGTCAACATTAACTGACATTATCGtgaggttgtatacgagcatctaattattgatgggtttgttcggggttataaacaatggttatttcatagagaatgcccgcctagtacttcctcttcaaggatagatgtatcttatcctggtactacttaccatcagtctgatagaggggatgacatgggaggtatgttgcgggatgcatttaatatgcacaatcatggtgtccaGTCGTTCCCAGTGGACTTTgtggcatctgatgattgtaatattggtggaaatgcttttaccgaaccgggaagtagtgtacctcatgaagagccgaatggagaagagGCGAAGTTCTACgtgctacttaatgacatgaacgaagaactatatgagggatcaaaattttcaaaaatgtccttttgttcgtctttttcaattaaaatgtttgggagggtggactggaaactcgttgacaatgttgttaaagtttttgagagaaatgttttcGTTTGCtaaaatccctcagtcatgcaaagatatgaagaaaatgataaaagatttaggcattgggtacaacaaaatccatagttgcccaaacgactacatgttgtattggggcgatcggagaaaccaacagtgctgtcatgtatgcggccactCCCGTTGGATAATTAGAAACACAAAAGATGGGAACGACGATAAAAATGATGCacagtcaagaaagaagccagtcaagattttacggtattttccgttgataccaaggcttcaaaggtttttcatgtcgtcgaagacagcggagtctatgatgtggcaccatgatggacgaaccgatgatggattattaaggcatctgACAGATTCACTAGCTTgtaaatcatttgacaataaatttccaagctttgcaagtgatcctaacttgttccttacaatctgtcTCCGTGGATTTGCGTGAAGCAATCTTcctttatcttatctatgattgtccctggagagaaagggcccggaaatgatatcgacatttatttacagccacttattaaagagttaaaacaattatgggctggtgtcgagacatacgatgtgctgagaaaggagaactttaatttacgtgcagctttgatgtagaccattaatgacttccctgcttatgccaatttatccggttggagtaccaagggtcgttatacgtgtccttgttgtgctgcacaaacatgttcgcaatggttgtataatgggaagaagttctcttacatggggcatcgtcggtggttaccagaaaatcatagatttagatttcagagttctgtatttgacggtactgaagagtttagagaagcTCCTTCGTAGACCACTGGCtttgaaatcttgttcatgttggaagatatgaatttcatttatgggaagatgaaccaaccgccaaacacgcaaagaaatagaagatcaaatgatgaagctgatgatgactctgatgaagaagacgatcctaatgaggtggacttgtggaaaaaaagaagtatttttttgagttgccttattgggagtatcaccttttacgacacaatcttgatgttatgcacattgagaaaaatgtctacgagaacattgtgggtacaattttgaatgttgacagaaaatcaaaagacaatcttcagagtcgacttgatttagtccaaatgggaattcggcctgatcttcatcccaatccacttccaatgggaaatatcggttgccgccttctatttttttcaatgtcgaagacggagaaagaagtgttctgcacggtgttgaatgatataaaggttccagatgcgtatgcatcaaatatatctcgatgtgttagtgttaaagatcgaagattatattcgctaaaatcacatgattatcacatcttgatgcaagatttactgccagttgctctacgatgttgtatgtctaagaaggtgacgtcttgtataattgaactatccaatataatgaaagccatttgtggcaaagttttggatattcaagaacttcagaaggtacaggatcgagccgctttgactttatgcaacatggaaaaaatcttcccaccttccttctttaccattatggttcacttgataatccatctcccgcatgaagcaattcttggcagacccgttttctatcgatggatgtatcctatagaaaggtgttaattaaaatttttaaaattttccttcattcacctctatgcctttagttacaacttttgataatgttgtatatcgtgtttaggttcctatccaaattaaagtcttactaccgcaacaagcgttatccagaaggatcgattgctgaaggctacttgggagaggaatgtatgaccttctgttcaagatatttggaagatgttgaaacaagattgaacagaccaaatagaaatgctggaCTTACATACCATAACTtcgccgatacttatttgttccaaagttttggagaaccaatcggcaaagttgaaattgcagaattagatgatttatcatgggtacaagcacattgatatgttctgtttcaccacgaatcaatggaacctttaaggaagtaagttctacaaatttgataaatatttatcaaattaaaatttgtttatcttctaacaaagtgaacatttttttaacatagtgagtacaaacaaaaattgagatctcgttcgcgctcccgaagaacataacatcgagatatcaataagttgttcacagaatcttttaatgaatggttaagccaaacggtatgcaattgGAGCTTTCAtcgacaaataataatgttttctcataacatttttaattactcagtttactttccattcaataggtttggagtgggaagaacgtcaacgatgaagttaaatggctttcccaaggtccaaatcgagtggttaaaagatatagtgcattcctcatcaacggattcagatttcatacaaaatatcacgagagattgaggagaacgcaaaattgtggaatagttgttaattcctcaattacaagttatgttagtgctagggacaataatcctgtcgagggaaatgtggaatatttcagacttcttactgacataattgagttggattactacggcaaatggaaagttgtcttatttcgaggtgattgggccgatgttaatactgctcgtggaGTTAAGCAACattaatttggttttacaatggtgaacttcgctcgattgattcacacaggacaacaactgatagatgagccgtatgtattctcatctcaagtcaaacaagttttttactcaaaagatccaactgacgagggttggtacgttgtactccgtaacatccctagagacttgtttgacatgggcagtggaagtagagataacatcaacgacagatcagaaactttgccctttccaaaacaaaacttaaacgataatatccctagtactaatacacaatttcaatgggttcgtcaggatacagATAAAGATATTTACAAATAATGatgtaagattttacgattgtttaattatatgtaatatcataatttaaatcttggtcttattatatatttcaactattttatatgtgctattattgttgtaattagttactaagttttcaactattttatgtgtattgcagataaaatgcctagaagaaaaatgcGAGAtctaagcattgttcaaaatgctCCAAACTTGgcagaaacaaatagtgaacaacagacagtaattggatcttcgaatgttccgattacacctgaggattctacagaagttcaaagtaattttacatttaatttacatgcgtgttgacttataattgatttatttttcaaattcttatattataatataccattttttagctgaaaatggtgggacgcgcagaggtcgaggacgtacgctacttagagatttatacgagttagatccagtcgagtgtgtcaaggtatgcagaaacagttttggtctgcctgttggatcagaagctcaacttttagcaggatacttgggcattttagcacgaaatgcgaatatgttacctatcaactacgagtcatggcatcaaatgcccgatagtaacaaaaaccaagccctcgataatattaatgtaacaaaatgttaatgtcatctgtaatacTTGGGaattagtttcatttatatttactttcttaacttgtgttttttgtaggcgaggtttgctttagaggtctcggatacttatgtaaagaaggcattgggaaaaagatggagagaccataaaagtattttgaagaaatattattataagacaaaaacaaccctcgatgagaaattgcaaaatgtctcGCCGGGTATGCTGaagttagattttggcattcgaagaaaaGTGATgtatgacgtacttccaaactcttgtaattattttggtttatagtatttaatatttacgtactaaaaattccataacgtaggatcgtgaacgagttggaaaaagcagcaggcagaaacaaaaattcactcacacagctgggtcgaaaagttttgcatgtgtagctgaggcggaggtatttttaattttttaatactgtcaaatatgtataactttccattaaataatatttttactactatattgtaggaactgtcatccggtcaaaaagttggacgccttcaactttttgaaattacacatatgaagaaagatggatctcctatgactcctgaagctggtgaaattatggtatgtttacttaatacaatttgacttgttttagttatttatagtttttattttctaatggtttaattcattgcttgtaatgcaactattgttaagttatgttgcatttgtttttttaatatatattgcgttcctaactatgtgatttatttattaggaaaaactaaaggaaaaaaaggcggagtacgaagcgattgcttctagtgatagttctgttcatcttgaagacattgataaccaaattattattgaagttttgggtcctgaaaggtatggtcgggttcgatttcaaggatcttttgttaacccaacccaatattttggatccagctcgcagcaatacatgccttcgaggagtcaggctcaagctgaagttc contains the following coding sequences:
- the LOC107908275 gene encoding uncharacterized protein, which encodes MESSKRKGFFFKGKLAKSLSRVTKPRATTAHQQCSKVVPYSYANSNQPTDSHEQMSVPSSMLKVSYARLIRPPSFYDQNMYANERWGVGDENVDFKATSFISIVRERFKLDRVD